Genomic DNA from Filimonas effusa:
AGGAGGCGGCATTAGACGGTTTACGTTTTTATCATGTGATTGTGGCCAGGCAAAGCAAGAGCCATCCTATAAAGCCTGAAGCCGATGCTGCGGCAGACATCGATGCTCTTGGTGATTTTGTGATGCAGTTGTATGAAAACCGTTTACAGGAAACGGTTCAAACATTTCAAACCTTCCGGTATATGGGCTAGTATCGTTTCATCCTCCATTTAAATATATAATAATGATGCGATTCAAGTATCAGCGGGTAGCCGCTATGGCATTGCTATGCCCGTTTTTAACGTCGTGCGGCAAAGGGAAAGGCACCAAAGCACCAACGGAAGCTCCCCGGGTGGTAACGGTACAAGCTGTACAGGCAACAGGTTTGCAGCAATCACTGTTTTATTCCGGCACACTGGAAGCGGATAATATTGTACAGCTTGGATTTGCGGTTCCGGGCGTCGTGAACCAGGTAGCGGTACAGGAAGGCCAGCGTGTAAGTACGGGTCAGTTGCTGGCTACCATCGACGCCACAGAATATACCAATGCGCTGGCCATTGCCAATGCAGCCCTGTCGCAGGCGGAGGATTTGTACCAGCGTTTACATAGTTTATATGAAAAAGGAAGTTTACCTGCCAAAGATTACATAGAGATCAAAAGCCGGCTGGAGCAGGCCAGGGCGAATAAAAACCTTGCTGCGAAAAGACTTGCCGACTGCAGGTTATATGCCCCGATGCCGGGAATCATTACGGTTAAAGCTGCGGAAAGAGGCAGTACGGCAGCGCCTGGCGTACCTGCTTTCACCATTGCCAAAACAGATCAGGTATATGCGCGTATCACGGTTCCAGAATCGGAAGTAGGCGCCTTGCGGCAAGGGCAGGAAGCGCAGGTGGCCATCAGTACTTTACAGGATACTTTAAAAGGGAAAATAAGTATCATCAACCCCCAGGCCGATAACACCACTCATACTTACAGTGTAAAGATCAGGCTTGCCAATGGCAATGGCCGTTTGTTACCGGGCATGTTATCGGAGGTTAGTATTGGCAATGGCCGGTCGGTTGAAGCGATTGTGATACCTGCAAAAGCTGTGTTACGTGATGCAGATAATATCACCTATGTGTTTGTTGCCAATGAACAGCGTGCAGCCGTGCGGAAGCGGATAACGGTAGGGCGTGTTACCGGGGACAATGCGGTTGTTGTTACGAGCGGGCTTCAGAGCGGCGATCAGCTGGTAACAGCCGGGCAAACGAATCTTAGCGAAGGTAGTGCGCTCCGCTTCTAAGTTCCTTTTCACTCACCACCAATATACAATAACTGATGAGCAGTAAACGAAAACTACATTTCATAGAGGCAGCGATGAAGTATAAGCAAGTGACCATTGTGGTTACGGCTTTGCTGATGCTACTGGGTGTATGGGCATTGATGAATATGCCACGCAGTGAAGATCCGAAGATAGATATGCCTGTGGCGATGGTCTATGCTTTTTATCCAGGTGCTGATGAAGTACAGATGGAGAAGCAGGTAACGAACAAGATAGAGCAGTATCTTTTTTCGTTTGAAGAAGTTAAGAAGAAGAAGACCCGGTCGCAAACCAAAGACGGACAGGTATTCATTACCGTGGAATTGCATACCGAGGTAAAAGACCGGAAGAAGTTCTGGAGTACGTTGCAACACGGGCTGAACACGCATTTGCGTCCGAACCTGCCGGCCGGTGTGACCGGGCCTATCGTGAACAGCAATTTCGGGGATGTTACCGCCCAGATTATAACGGTATCGTCGCCCAACCGGAGTTATGCAGAGATTGAAAAGTACCTGGACAAACTGGAAGATGGTTTAAAAGTGATACCCACCGTATCGAAGATAAACAGGGCTGGCGGCCAGAAGCAGCAGATCTATATTACGCTGAATGACCAGAAGATGCAGCAATATGGATTCGATGTATCGCATATTGCCCGGGTACTGCAATTACAGAATGTTACGGGTTATTCCGGGGAGCTGACCATAGCTGCCAGCAATGTTCCGGTGTTTGCCAACAGCCGTTACCAGTCGGAAGCCGATATTGCGGAACAGATTGTTTATACGACGCCAGAAGGCATTGTTACCCGACTAAAGAATGTAGCCACCATAGAACGCAGGTATGAAGAGCAATCTTCTTTCATACGACTTGGAGAGGATAAAACGATGATACTTTCCATAGAGATGCAGCCGGGGAACAATATTGTACATTTTGGTCATGAAGTAGAGGATAAGATAGCTGCGATACAGAAAAGCTTTCCTGCGGATGTAAAGATCAATATGATCGTGAACCAGCCTGAGGTTGTGGGAGAAAGCATCCGTCATTTCATGATAGAGTTTGGAATGGCGATTGCTTCGGTGATTATTGTCGTCATGTTACTGTTGCCGTTGCGTGTGGCTGCCGTTTCTTCGCTGGCGGCACCGCTTTCCATCATCATCACATTTGGATTACTGAGCATTATCGGTACTGAATTACACCAGGTAACGCTGGCGGGACTGATCATTGTTTTGGGTATGGTGGTAGACAATGCGATTGTAGTCGTTGACAATTACATAGAAAAATTAGACGAAGGTATTACGCCGTGGACAGCGGCATGGCAAGCCGCCAAGCAGTTGTCGCTACCTATTTTCACCGCTACACTGGCCATCATATTCGCTTTTGCACCGCTGGCTTTTTTCATGGACGGCATAGCCAAAGATTTCATGGCAGCATTACCTGTAACGGTTGCGGTAGCCTTGATCACCTCCATGGCTGTGGCATTGTTGCTGACGCCTTATACCTGTTACCTGTTCATCAAAAAAGGACTGAAACATAAGGTGAGTGAACGGAATAACAGGAAAAGCCTGCTGGATCGTTTGCAGCATGTATTCAATGCTGCCGTGGAGGCCTGTTTCCGCTGGCCCAAGACCACGATTGCCGGAGCAGTACTGGCAGTAGTGCTAGCCTTGTTCATCGGCGGCCGTGTAGACCAGGAGTTTTTTCCTACCACGGAGCGAAATCAATTCAATATAGAAGTTTGGTTACCAAGCGGCACCTCGCTGGGTGAAACGGAGGCCACGGTAAAACGAATAGAGGCTGTACTTCAGAAGGATAAGCGTGTAGCCGGCGTTGCCAGTTTCATAGGAACGAGTTCGCCGCGCTTTCAGACAACCTATGCACCTGAGCCGCCACGCCGCAATTTTGCGCAGGTATTTATTACCACCACCAGCGCCGATGCTACTAATGAAATTGTACATGAGTACCTGCCCCGGTTCGAGGGCTTTGTTCCGGATGGCTATATCAGGCTGCGGCAGTTGAGTTTCCAGGAGGGTTCTCCCGTAGCGGTAAGGATTATAGGAGAAGATATGCAGGCGCAGAAAAAGGTAGCTGCACAAGTATCAGAGATACTACAAAAAGCAGCCGGCACCAACTGGGTACATACCGACTATGAAGCCGATTATTTCGGCGTAAGCCTGGCAATCAAGGAAGACAAAGCCAACAGGCTGGGTGTGAGCAACCAGGCGATTACACAGACGTTAGGAGCAGGATTGAAAGGCTATGCGGTATCGCAGATATGGGAGGGCGACAAACCGATCGATATTTTCCTGAGACTGGATTCGAATGGCCGCAAGAATTTTGATGCCATGGCAGATCTGCATGTCAGTACCAACTATGGCGGCAAGGTGCCATTGAAAGAGGTTGCGGAACTAACGCCGGGGTGGCATACAGGTGTTATTGCCCACCGGAACGGCTTGAGGACTTTAACTGTGTTATCGGAAGCACAACTGGGTATACGTCCTTCGAATATTCTGAAAAAGGTACAACCACAGATAGAACAACTATCGTTACCGGAAGGCATACGTATTGACTATGGCGGCGATGCCGAGTCGAGCGCCGAGAACCAGCCGGGTATGATAACTGCCTTAGGAGTGAGCCTGATCTTAATTTTCCTTACGCTGTTATTCCAGTTCAAGAGCTTCGGCAAAACGCTGATCATATTATCGACGTTTCCATTAAGCCTGCTGGGTGCTTTCCTGGGGCTGCTTGTTACGGGCAACCCGATAGGTATGACCGGCTTCATGGGCATCATCAGCCTGATAGGCATCGTGGTTCGTAATGGTATTATACTGGTGGATTATGCCGATGAGCTGGTACACGATCATGGCTACAATATTAAATCGGCTGCACTGGCAGCGGCCAAGCGGCGGATGCGTCCCATCTTCCTGACATCGGCAGCGGCAGCAGTTGGCGTGGTTCCCATGATCATCAGCAAGTCGCCTTTATGGGCGCCGTTGGGAAGTGTGCTCGCCTTTGGGTTAATTGTATCGATGATACTTACCCTATTTGTAGTACCAGTATTGTATTACCGGTTTGTAAAGGAAACTGTTGCCGATACCACATCCGAGCTGCAGCCGGACTACCACGACCCGATACAGTATAAGCCTTCTCATTCTTAATTCAACAAAGCGCACATGAAACAATCGAGATATCTGCGCCCGGTAGTACTGGCAGGCCTGTTATCCTGGTTTACCGGTTTGCAGGGACAGGAATTACTACCGCTGGAACAGGCCAAACAAATGGCACTGGAAAGAAATAACCAGCTTAAAATAACACAGCAGCAGGTGCTGGCAGCCAAAGCAGCAAAGCTACAGGCAGATGCTGCGGCCAAACCACATCTTGACGGATCGGTCACCGGATTCTATGTAGGTAAGCCTTTGAACCAGTTGTTACCAGAATATGGCGTATCGCCATCGCTGACGGCGTCGCAGGCTATTTATGCCGGCGGCAAGATAAAGCTGGGTCAGCAGTCGGCTGCGAAAAATATAGAGGTGCAGGAAGAACAACATGCGCTGACTGCAACAGAGGTTGTCTTTCAGACAGAGCAAGCTTACTGGAACATTGTTTCGATGCAGGAAAAGGTAAAGCTGGCGCAGCAATATAAAAAGCAACTGCAGGCATTACATACAGACCTGAACAATCAATTCCAGGCCGGTTTAACTTATAAGAACGACCTGTTAAGAGTAGCGGTGCAATTGAATGAAGCCGAACTGAATATTATACGTGCCGAGGACGGGGTTACTCTTTCAAAGCTGGCGCTGGCCCAGCTAACGGGCAGAAACGGGCAGACAGGGTTTCTTATCACAGATACCATTGCAGGATTATTTCCACCGGTAAACAGAGACACCGGTTATGCGCAATTGTACCAGAACAGGCCGGAGATCCGAATGATGGAAAAACGTATTGAAGCAGGGCAGTTGCAGGAGAAACTTCTGAAAGCGGATTTCCTGCCATCGATAGGTATCAGTGCCGGTGGTTTTGGGGCATTGGGAAAGGAAGGAATCAACCCTACAGACCCGGGAAAAAACGGGATGGCTTCTTATTACGGGATGGTGAGTTTGAGTATTCCCCTGCTGGACTGGGGTGGCAGAAAGCAGAAGATAAAACAACAGCAATTTGCCATTGCCGCACAACAATACCAGTTACAGGAAACAAAAGAGTTGCTGACACTGGAATTACAGCAAGCTTATATAGCGCTTAACCAAGCAGCCAAGAAGGTTTCTTTCTCCGAAGCATCGTTACAGCAGGCGAATGAGAATTTAAAGCTCAGCAATGACCGTTTCGAGGCCGGCACTATTGTAGGTAAGGATGTACTGGAGGCTCAATCGATATGGCAGCAGGCGGTTACCGATATGATAGAAGCAAAGGTGAGTTACAAGATCAGTGAAGCGACGTTAAGAAAGGTACAGGGTGTAAACAGATAGGCGGTAACACCCGTTGCAAAACTGCCTGGCAAGAGAAACGCTCTCTTAAGCCAGGCAGCTATTTCTTTCTTACATTTGGCCATGGCTGGTTCAATTCGTTACAAAACCAAGATAGCAGTTATCGGGGCAGGCCAGGCGGGGCTTTCCGCCGCCTATCATCTTAAAAAGCTGGGCTGGGAAATTGGTCGTGATTTTATCATTTTGGATGATGCGCCACATGCCGGCGGGGCGTGGCAGGATCGCTGGGATTCGTTAACGCTTAGCACGGTGAATAGAATTCACGATTTGCCAAGTATGTCATTCGAAGAGACATTGGCCAATCCGCAGGCTACGGAAGTACAGGCCAATATAGCCGTCCCGCATTATTTCGATTTGTACGAAAAAACATTCGGACTAAAAGTGTTTCGCCCACTAAAAGTAGAAAGGGTTAGTTTACACGAACCGCTTTTTTATATAGATACTGCATCTACGGCATTCTCGGCTCATGGCATCATCAATGGCACAGGCACCTGGCTCAATCCCTATATTCCGGTGTATCCCGGCGCTGAAACTTTTGAAGGAGAGCAGTTGCATACGCAAGACTTTAAAACAGCCTCCTATTTTAAAGGAAAACATGTTATTGTCGTTGGCGGAGGTATTTCGGCCATCCAACTCCTGGACCAGATATCACAAGTAACTACGACAACCTGGGTTACCCGAAGGCCTCCTGTTTTCAGAGCAGGTCCTTTTGACGATGCGGCTGGACATGAAGCAGTCGCCATGGTAGAAGAGCGTGTACGTAAAGGTTTGCCGCCGCTATCCGTGGTTTCGGTGACGGGCCTTCCTGTAAACGACAGTGTCAAACAAATGGAAGCCAGGGGTGTACTGCATCGCTTACCTATGTTCAGCGAAATCACCAAAGATGGTGTCAAATGGGCAGACGGGGCTGAGAAAAAAGCAGACGTGATACTTTGGAATACAGGATTCAAGGGAGCGCTGGATCACTTAGCCGCCGTTGTCCCCAGAGAAGAAGGCGGCGGTATTTTAATAGATGGCCGGCTGGCAACCCGGGTTGCCAAGCAGCCGCGGATTCACCTGGTAGGATACGGCCCTTCCGCATCCACCATCGGCGCCAATCGTGCGGGACGGGCAGCGGTGCAGGAATTGATAGAAACGCTTGGTTTGAGCAAGTAAAGCGATTTGTTAAACCGTACAACTTTCGCAAGTGTCGAGGAAATCCTGATCGACATCAACACCCAAGCCGGGTGTATCGGGCACTTCCAGGAAATAACCATTATAACGAACACCACCTTTGACAGGATCCATTTTCTGTCCCAGCAGGCAGGTGTCCATATCGTAAAACTGAATGGTATCGTGTGCCAATGCGAAGTGGGCAAAGGCTGTTAAGGCCACTCTTGACTCCAGCATCCCGCCCATCATACAGGGGATATTCTTTTGTTCGCAGATATCGATGATCTCAGTTGCTTCGAGGAAACCGCCGGATTTCGCGAATTTGATATTGATGTAATCGCAGGCCCCGGCATTGATGAGCTGGCGCGCATCGTGATGATTGAAGACACTTTCGTCGGCCATGATTTTCACGGCGGCCTGTTGTCTTAGTTTGGGAAGCAGATCGTTATACCAGGTACGCATGGGCTGTTCGCAGAACTGCACGTTAGAATGCGCCATCCCGTTAAGGGCTTTCAGTGCGCCGTTAAAGTCCCATCCCTGGTTGGCATCCACTCGTAGGGTTAGTTCGGGGCCTACGGCCTGCCTTATCTTTTCTACTCTTTCGATGTCTTCTTCGGGAGTAACACCCAGTTTTATTTTGATAATACGTACGCCATCTTTTTTGAACTGGATGGCTTTTTCCGCCATTTTAGCGGGGGTATCGATACCTATGGTAAGATCGGTTTCCAAGAGTTTGGGTTGTCCTCCCAATAAGCGGTAAAGCGGTTGGTTTGCGGCTTTGGCTTTGAGATCGTACAAAGCCATATCGAAGGCGCTTTTGATGGTGGCATTAAAAGCTGTGAAGGCGTGCAGTTCCTGCATACGTGCGGGAATATCGGTTGCATCTTTTCCTTTCCAGATCGCTGCAAATTCCTTCGCCATTTCGAAGCAGGTGGTTTGCGTTTCTCCTACTATCATTGGAAAAGCGGAGCACTCTCCTACCCCATACATGCCCGTATCGGTATATACCCTTATGAAGGTATTTTGCAGGAAGTGCATGGTACCTGTCGCTATTTTAAAGGGCTCGGTTGGAATACTCAACTTGTAGATTTCCGTGTGCAGGATAGTCATGGTATGTTTATTTGATCAGTGCTTTGAACAAGATTTTCTTGCGGCAGTTTATTAAGCTTAGATACAATTTTACGAAATCCGCCCTTAAAAACCGCAATAAAACGCAAAAGCAAAGCAAAATACCTGCAAAATAACGACACAAAGGAAATAAACGGGTACATCTCCATACTTAATAACGTTTAAGATAAAGGCCCCGCAGAGATAGAAAAAAATGCTTTACATTTTAATAATAATATTATTTAAACATTAAAGGTTATTACTTCATTTGCCTTTTTGTTAGTATCTTACTTCAACAGAACACCTATTCAACCGAAATCTTACCACATGCTTTCATCCGTCTCTTTTCTAACTGCATTGCCTGCCATCCTTGGAATTGCGGGTTTCGTGATCTATTATATACTTAAGAAAAGCGTTACAGAAGACCCTACCGTTCGCAGAATTATCGATAAATTAAAATTCGACGAACCTGATTTCGAAAACCGGTGGAATGGCTTAACGTCTACTCAAAAGGAAGCCTTACTTAAAGATGACAATGAACTCAGAAGCAAACTGGCTGTTCAAGACAGAGCCATAAAAACGAATGCGCAAAAGAAGTATTTGTTCATGCAAGGCATACCGGTCGCTATCCAAATGTTTTACAGAACAGCCGCCCCAGCAAACCGGTAAGAAAGAACATTTAGAAATAGATTTCGAAGAATCGACTTCAGTTCTGCAAAGGATATGTATGTATCAAAACCTGATTTGTAACTGCGCTACTGCTGTATTATGCGTATATTCTGAGGACAGGGGGATATTATTCTTATAGATATCGAAGATGAACCCCAATTGGAGGCAGGCAAAATAGTCATCGGCGAATTCCGTGGATAACATTGGGATGATGGTTTGTCGCGGGTTGCTGTTGAATTTGGTGCATAGGTTGAGGTATTCGTAACGCGCAGAGAGTTCAACGGTGCGGAGACGCGGGTGATTACATTCGTACCGGAGATTTGGGAAGACATAAAGCCCTTTCATCCTGAAATCATTCAGTTTATGCACCGGCTCTCCTGTATAGGCTGCGAAGGCATTGAAGTTGGTTCCTTCTTTATAGTCGGCGGTGCATTCGAGTTTCCATTTGGGACAAAGCGTAGCTACATATTTAAGGTCGCCGCCCCAGGCATCACCTGCCTGGTTTTTGACGCTACCTCTGCCTGCATTGACGCCTATGGTGAGGTTTTTCATAAGACCTGCTTCCAGGCGACCATAGATGTGTTTTGTATTGTCGTTATCGGTGGGCTGATTTTTACCATTACCATTGTGGATGCCGGCGTAATAACGCAGCGGCATTTTTCCTTCGCCATTGATATCACCGTACACACATAAGCCTGTCTGAAAGCTTTGCCAGCCGTTGCTGCCGAAGGCATAGTAGCTATTGGAGTAATCGAGGGACTTGATGATATCTACGGGAATTTCTTCTTCGATACCGAAGAAAGGACGGTATTGTCCTGCTATGATGCGGCAGTGCCTGCTGAAGGAATACCTGATAAATGCGTTTTCGAGGACTTTACCTGAGAGATTGCTGTTGCTGAAATCGGCAAGGTTGACGAGGATCGCAGCATCGAAATGATCGTTGACTCTTGCCAGTGCCTGAACGCGGACACGTTTCAGAGAAAAGCTATTGGTGACGCCGGGTTTGTCGCTATTAAACTGCTGGCCATTGACATCGACATCGTTTGTACAAGAATAGGTGTAACGCGTCTGGAGCAATCCTGACCAGGAGAAGCCCCTTTTATAACATGAATAGTTTTTAACGGCTGTATCGGGCTGGCTTGTCTGCTGGCCAAATGAAAGGGTATGATAGCATAAGAACAGAAGCAAGAAGGGAACAATTCTCATAATGAAGCGGTTCGAATGAAAGGTTTCGACCGATGGCAAAAAAAGCACAAAAAGCAAGTTTGTACTATGACTTGCGTCATGTGGAGCGCTGAGTTTGACTAGTGTGTGGCAATGAGAGCGGAGGTAAGCGGACTATAGACGGCATTAAGACGGCTTTATAAAGCGTTCTTTTTCGCAGATCGCTGTTCAGCACTCCTTCCCCTTTTTGCGGGGGAAGGAGGCGAAGCAGCGGCTATGGGTTAGTTATCAGGCGCTTGTTGGGCGGAGGCTACGCGTTTTACTGCCAGCAGGTAAGCGGCATCGCGCAGCGAATCGTTGCTATTGCGGGCTGTAGCGTACACTTCCCGGAAGCTTTTCTCCAGGATCTCTTCCAGTTTGCTATTGACTTCCAGGATATTCCAGGTTTCATTTTTCACATTCTGCAGCCATTCGAAATAAGAGACGATGACACCGCCGGCATTTGCCAGGATATCCGGCACTACAAAGATCTGTTTCTCCCGGAGTATTTTATCGGCATCTGCGGAAGTGGGGCCATTGGCCGCTTCTACAATAATGCCGGCCTTGATGGCGGCGGCATTGGCGGCGGTGATCACATTTTCCCTGGCTGCGGG
This window encodes:
- a CDS encoding efflux RND transporter permease subunit, with protein sequence MSSKRKLHFIEAAMKYKQVTIVVTALLMLLGVWALMNMPRSEDPKIDMPVAMVYAFYPGADEVQMEKQVTNKIEQYLFSFEEVKKKKTRSQTKDGQVFITVELHTEVKDRKKFWSTLQHGLNTHLRPNLPAGVTGPIVNSNFGDVTAQIITVSSPNRSYAEIEKYLDKLEDGLKVIPTVSKINRAGGQKQQIYITLNDQKMQQYGFDVSHIARVLQLQNVTGYSGELTIAASNVPVFANSRYQSEADIAEQIVYTTPEGIVTRLKNVATIERRYEEQSSFIRLGEDKTMILSIEMQPGNNIVHFGHEVEDKIAAIQKSFPADVKINMIVNQPEVVGESIRHFMIEFGMAIASVIIVVMLLLPLRVAAVSSLAAPLSIIITFGLLSIIGTELHQVTLAGLIIVLGMVVDNAIVVVDNYIEKLDEGITPWTAAWQAAKQLSLPIFTATLAIIFAFAPLAFFMDGIAKDFMAALPVTVAVALITSMAVALLLTPYTCYLFIKKGLKHKVSERNNRKSLLDRLQHVFNAAVEACFRWPKTTIAGAVLAVVLALFIGGRVDQEFFPTTERNQFNIEVWLPSGTSLGETEATVKRIEAVLQKDKRVAGVASFIGTSSPRFQTTYAPEPPRRNFAQVFITTTSADATNEIVHEYLPRFEGFVPDGYIRLRQLSFQEGSPVAVRIIGEDMQAQKKVAAQVSEILQKAAGTNWVHTDYEADYFGVSLAIKEDKANRLGVSNQAITQTLGAGLKGYAVSQIWEGDKPIDIFLRLDSNGRKNFDAMADLHVSTNYGGKVPLKEVAELTPGWHTGVIAHRNGLRTLTVLSEAQLGIRPSNILKKVQPQIEQLSLPEGIRIDYGGDAESSAENQPGMITALGVSLILIFLTLLFQFKSFGKTLIILSTFPLSLLGAFLGLLVTGNPIGMTGFMGIISLIGIVVRNGIILVDYADELVHDHGYNIKSAALAAAKRRMRPIFLTSAAAAVGVVPMIISKSPLWAPLGSVLAFGLIVSMILTLFVVPVLYYRFVKETVADTTSELQPDYHDPIQYKPSHS
- a CDS encoding efflux RND transporter periplasmic adaptor subunit, encoding MMRFKYQRVAAMALLCPFLTSCGKGKGTKAPTEAPRVVTVQAVQATGLQQSLFYSGTLEADNIVQLGFAVPGVVNQVAVQEGQRVSTGQLLATIDATEYTNALAIANAALSQAEDLYQRLHSLYEKGSLPAKDYIEIKSRLEQARANKNLAAKRLADCRLYAPMPGIITVKAAERGSTAAPGVPAFTIAKTDQVYARITVPESEVGALRQGQEAQVAISTLQDTLKGKISIINPQADNTTHTYSVKIRLANGNGRLLPGMLSEVSIGNGRSVEAIVIPAKAVLRDADNITYVFVANEQRAAVRKRITVGRVTGDNAVVVTSGLQSGDQLVTAGQTNLSEGSALRF
- a CDS encoding porin — encoded protein: MRIVPFLLLFLCYHTLSFGQQTSQPDTAVKNYSCYKRGFSWSGLLQTRYTYSCTNDVDVNGQQFNSDKPGVTNSFSLKRVRVQALARVNDHFDAAILVNLADFSNSNLSGKVLENAFIRYSFSRHCRIIAGQYRPFFGIEEEIPVDIIKSLDYSNSYYAFGSNGWQSFQTGLCVYGDINGEGKMPLRYYAGIHNGNGKNQPTDNDNTKHIYGRLEAGLMKNLTIGVNAGRGSVKNQAGDAWGGDLKYVATLCPKWKLECTADYKEGTNFNAFAAYTGEPVHKLNDFRMKGLYVFPNLRYECNHPRLRTVELSARYEYLNLCTKFNSNPRQTIIPMLSTEFADDYFACLQLGFIFDIYKNNIPLSSEYTHNTAVAQLQIRF
- a CDS encoding mandelate racemase/muconate lactonizing enzyme family protein, translated to MTILHTEIYKLSIPTEPFKIATGTMHFLQNTFIRVYTDTGMYGVGECSAFPMIVGETQTTCFEMAKEFAAIWKGKDATDIPARMQELHAFTAFNATIKSAFDMALYDLKAKAANQPLYRLLGGQPKLLETDLTIGIDTPAKMAEKAIQFKKDGVRIIKIKLGVTPEEDIERVEKIRQAVGPELTLRVDANQGWDFNGALKALNGMAHSNVQFCEQPMRTWYNDLLPKLRQQAAVKIMADESVFNHHDARQLINAGACDYINIKFAKSGGFLEATEIIDICEQKNIPCMMGGMLESRVALTAFAHFALAHDTIQFYDMDTCLLGQKMDPVKGGVRYNGYFLEVPDTPGLGVDVDQDFLDTCESCTV
- a CDS encoding TolC family protein translates to MKQSRYLRPVVLAGLLSWFTGLQGQELLPLEQAKQMALERNNQLKITQQQVLAAKAAKLQADAAAKPHLDGSVTGFYVGKPLNQLLPEYGVSPSLTASQAIYAGGKIKLGQQSAAKNIEVQEEQHALTATEVVFQTEQAYWNIVSMQEKVKLAQQYKKQLQALHTDLNNQFQAGLTYKNDLLRVAVQLNEAELNIIRAEDGVTLSKLALAQLTGRNGQTGFLITDTIAGLFPPVNRDTGYAQLYQNRPEIRMMEKRIEAGQLQEKLLKADFLPSIGISAGGFGALGKEGINPTDPGKNGMASYYGMVSLSIPLLDWGGRKQKIKQQQFAIAAQQYQLQETKELLTLELQQAYIALNQAAKKVSFSEASLQQANENLKLSNDRFEAGTIVGKDVLEAQSIWQQAVTDMIEAKVSYKISEATLRKVQGVNR
- a CDS encoding NAD(P)-binding domain-containing protein translates to MAGSIRYKTKIAVIGAGQAGLSAAYHLKKLGWEIGRDFIILDDAPHAGGAWQDRWDSLTLSTVNRIHDLPSMSFEETLANPQATEVQANIAVPHYFDLYEKTFGLKVFRPLKVERVSLHEPLFYIDTASTAFSAHGIINGTGTWLNPYIPVYPGAETFEGEQLHTQDFKTASYFKGKHVIVVGGGISAIQLLDQISQVTTTTWVTRRPPVFRAGPFDDAAGHEAVAMVEERVRKGLPPLSVVSVTGLPVNDSVKQMEARGVLHRLPMFSEITKDGVKWADGAEKKADVILWNTGFKGALDHLAAVVPREEGGGILIDGRLATRVAKQPRIHLVGYGPSASTIGANRAGRAAVQELIETLGLSK